The Streptomyces kanamyceticus DNA segment TCGGCAGGAGGGCGCCCGCCCAGGAGCCGATGGCCTCGCCGACCTCGTCGCCTTCCGCCTTCAGCAGTTCGTACGCCGGGTGGGCGAGCTGCATCTTGCGGTTGAAGACCGACACCTTGCCCGCGAACATCGCGCGGGTGCCGGGCAGCAGGTCCTTGTGCGGCTTGTGGATGCCGCGGCCGAAGAAGACGAGCTGGACCTGGCCGCTGCCGTCGGTGATCGTGACTTCGAGGCGCTGGCCCCTGCCTCCGTTGAACGTCAGGATGCGCGCGCTCGCGACCTGGGCGACCACCGTGACGTGCTCGTCGAGCGGCAGTTCGGCGAGGCGGGTGAGCTCGCCCCGCTCGGCATAGCGCCGGGGGTAGTGGTGCAGCAGGTCGCCGACCGTGTGCAGGTCGAGGTGCTCGGCCATCACCTTCGCGGTGGCGGGACCGACCACTTTCTTCAGGGGTTCTTCGAGCGCGGGCACGAGATCCATTGCACACCACAGCACTGACAATCCGCCGAACGTCCCCCGAATCCCGCCTGCGTCCGCCGGATCGCGCCGGTCTCGGCCGAGGGCTACTCCACGCCGATCAGCATCAGCGCCGACTGGCGGCCGCCGCGGTAGACCACGGTGTCCACGGCCAGATACGCCTCGCGCACGTGCTTCTCCAGGTGCTCCGCGACGGTGTCGGGCACGGATTCGCCGAGCACGAGCGTGACCATCTCGCCGCCCGCCGACAGCATCCGGTCCAGGACGCCCGCCGCGGTGCGTGCGACCTCCGAGCCGATCACCGCGACGTCGCCGTCGATCAGGCCGAGGACGTCCCCGGTCTGGCAGATGCCCGCCATGGTCCACGACTGCCGCTCGGCGACGGACAGTTCGCCGTACCGGGTCGCGCCGGCCGCCGACGTCATGGCGACGACGTCCTCGTCGAAGCCGCGGTCCGGCTCGTGCACGGCGAGCGCCGCGATGCCCTGGACCGCCGAGCGGGTGGGGATCAGCGCGACGCGCACGCCCTCCGTGCGGGCCTGGGCGGCGGCCGCGGCGGCGGTGTGCCGCAGTTCGGCGTCGTTCGGCAGGAGCACCACCTCGCGCGCGTGGGCGCGGCGGATCGCGTCGACGAGTTCACCGCTGGCGGGCGGCTCCCCCACGCGCGTGGGCACGGTGGTCGCCCCCGCCTCCGCGTAGAGGCCCGCGAGGCCCTCGCCCGGCACGACGGCGACGATGGCCCGCTGGGCGCGCTCCCGGGGCGGCTGCGCGGTGGTGTGCGCGTCGCCCACCCCGAAGTGGGTGATGCGGATGCGGTGCGGGCGGCCCGCCTCCACGCCCGCCTCGACGGCCGCACCCGCGTCGTCCACATGGACGTGGACGTTCCACAGGCCGTCGCCGCCGACCACGACGAGCGAGTCGCCGAGCCGGTCCAGGCGGCTCCGCAGCCGGGCGACGGCGGTGTCCTCCGCCTCCAGGAGGTAGATCACCTCGAAGGCGGGACCGCCCTCCTCCATCGGGAGGTCGTCGCACTCGACGGGCTCCACGCGTGCGTGGCCACTGCTTCTGGAAGCCGCGCTCCTGGAGACCGCCGCCCCCTTGGGCGCCGCGCCCCTGAGAGCCACCGTCTCCCCCGCCAGAGCGCCCACCAGCGCCCCGAGGACCGCGACGAGCCCCCTGCCGCCCGCGTCCACCACTCCGGCGCGGCCGAGCACCGCGAGCTGTCCGGGCGTCGCCTCCAGGGCCGCGCGGGCCCCTTCGTACGCCGCCCTTGCCACCGCCTCGCAGTCGCCTTCGGCGGCCGCCGCCGCATCGGCCGCGGCGGTGGCCACCGTCAGGACGGTGCCCTCCACCGGGTGCGCGACCGCCTGGTAGGCGGACTCGGCGGCCCGGCGCAGCGCACGCTCCAGGGTCCGCCCGTCGACGTGATCTGCCTCACGGCCACCGGCCCGCTCCGCCTCAAGGACATCGCCTTCGCCCTCGGCGCCGCCGATGACCTGAGCCATCCCCCGGAGCAGCTGCGAAAGGATCGTGCCCGAGTTCCCGCGGGCCCCGATGAGCGCTCCGTGAGCCATCGCGCGCACGGTCTCCGCCAGTGAGGGGCGGGACGGTTCGTGCCCCGTGAACACGGCGTCGACCGCCTGGGACGCCGATTCCACGGTCAGATAGAGGTTCGTTCCCGTGTCCCCGTCCGCGACCGGATAGACGTTGATCGAGTCGATCTCCTCGCGGGCCCTGCCGAGGGCGTCCAGAGCCAGTCGGGACCAGGCGCGCACCGCGACCGCGTCGAGGTTCTGCGGCACCTGTTCGCCTCCTTGACCATCCGGAATGGACGCAGCGTAGACCCAGGGTGAACACGGGGGCCGGGGCGGGGGCCGGGCGGACCGTGGTAGTTTCGTTGTACCGAAGCGGTCGTTGTATGCTGCTCCGGTTGCCCGATACTCATCGGGACATTCCTCCTGGCAACGCCACCCCGATCATTGCACTGATCCCGGCATGCCGGGTTTAACCGTAAGTGCATCTGAAGTCTTTGGAGTGACCCGTGGCTGCCAACTGCGACGTCTGCGGCAAGGGGCCGGGCTTCGGCAACAACATCTCGCACTCGCACCGCCGTACGCCCCGTCGCTGGAACCCGAACATCCAGCGCGTGCGTGCCGTAGTGAGCGGGACGCCGAAGCGCCTCAACGCCTGCACCTCGTGCATCAAGGCCGGCAAGGTCTCGCGCTGACGCCAGCGCGGCCATCTAGCTGGTTGCTGAATCAGCCGGTTCCCTTCGGGGAACCGGCTTTTTCGTATGCCCGCCCACCCGCCCCCACGCGTGCGTGGCGGCTGCCAGAATCTGGCGGATGCGCTTCGGCATCCTCGGCCCGCTCGACGTACGCGCCCCCGACGGCACCCCGCTGGACCCCGGCGGACCGCGCCCCCGCGCGCTGCTCACGCTGCTGCTCCTGGACGCGGGCCGCACCGTCCCCCTCGCGCGGCTGACCGACGGGCTCTACGGCGACGAGCCGCCCGCGGGCGCCGCGAACGCCCTGCAGTCCCAGGTCTCCCGGCTCCGCAAGCGCCTCGGCCTGGACATCGAGGCGGTCCCCACCGGCTACCGGCTCGCGGTCTCCCCCGAGGACGTCGACCTCCACCGCTTCGAGCACCTCGCCCGCGCGGGGCGACGGCTGCTCGGCTCCGGTGACCACGCGCGCGCCGCCGCGCTCCTGAGGGAGGCGCTCGGCCTGTGGCGGGGCCGAGCCCTCGCCGATCTGCCGGACGCCGCCGCCCTCCTGGCCCGCCTCGACGAGATGCGCCTGGCCGCCGGGCAGGACCGGATCGACGCCGAGCTCGCCCTGGGCGGCGGCCCCGACCTCGTACCGGAACTGCGGGAGCTGCTCTCCGGGCAGCCGCTGAGCGAACGGTTGTACGGGCAGCTGATGCGGGCGCTGCACGCGGGCGGGCGGCCCGCGGAGGCGCTCACGGTCTACGAAGAGGCACGGCGCGCGCTCGCCGACGCACTGGGCACCGATCCCTCGGCCGGTCTTTCCGCGCTCCACCTGGAGCTGCTTCGGGGACAGGAGCCCGCCAGACAGCGGGGCGTGCCCGCGCAGCTGACGCGATTCATCGGGCGGGCCGACGAGCTCGCCAGGATCGGCGCGCTCCTCGCGGACACCCGTCTGGTGACGCTCACCGGGCCCGGCGGCGCGGGCAAGACGCGGCTCGCCGTCGAGGCCGCGAGGGCGCTGCCCGACGTCTGCTTCGTGGAGCTCGCGCCGCTCGCCGACGGGGCCCAGGTGCCGTACGCGATCCTGACCGCGCTCGGGGTGCGGGACGGCCTGCACACACCGGGCGGTGACGCCACCGAACGGCTGCTGTCCGCGCTGCACGGGCGTGCGCCGCTGCTCGTCCTGGACAACTGCGAGCACCTCGTCGACGCGGCGGCCGAGGTGACCGGGCTGCTGCTCGGCGCCTGCCCCGGGGTGCGGGTCCTGGCCACCAGCCGCGAGGGGCTCGGCATCACCGGCGAGGTCCTGTGCCCGGTGCCGCCGCTCACCGCCGGGCCCGCGGCCCGGCTCTTCGCCGACCGGGCGGCCGCCGTACGGCCCGGTCACGCGGGCGCCGACGACGAGCACCAGAGGCGGCTGACCGACGAGATCTGCGCGGCCCTCGACGGCCTTCCGCTCGCCATCGAGCTGGCGGCGGCCCGGCTGCGCACGCTCACCCTGGACGAGCTCGCCGCGCGGCTCGGCGACCGCTTCCGGCTGCTCTCGCGCGGCGATCGCACGAAGGCGCCCCGGCACCGCACGCTGCGCGCGGTCGTCGAGTGGAGCTGGGAGCTGCTCGACGAGGAGGAGCGGGAGCTCGCCCGCCGCCTGACGGTGTTCCCCTCGGGGGCGACGCTCGACGCGGTGGAGGCCGTCTGCGGGATCCCGTATCCGGAGGACCTGCTCGCCTCCCTCACGGAGAAGTCGTTCCTGGAGGTGGCCGACGGGCGCTACGGCATGCTCAGGACCATCCACGCGTTCTGTGCCGGGCAGCTCGCCGACGCGGGCGAGGAGGACCGGCTGCGCGACGCGCACGCCGGGTACTTCCTGCGTCTCGCGGAGCGGGCCGAGCCGATGCTGCGCGGCGGCGACCAGCTGCCCTGGCTGGCCGGGCTCTCCGCCGAGCGCGGCAACCTGGACGCCGCGCTGCGCCATCTGACCCGCGCCGACCCGCACGGCGGGCTGCGGCTGCTGGCCGCCCTCTCCTGGTTCTGGCGGCTGCGGGGCCTGAACGGGGAACGGACGGCGCGCGCGATCGAACTCCTGGACGCGGTCGGCTCCGAGCCACCGGAGGGCCTCGGTGAGGAGTACGCCCTGTGCGTGATCAACACGCTCGCGGGCGACGGCGCCGATCCCGCGGAACCGGCGCGCCTCGCCCACGCCGACCGTCTCGTCGCCGAGCTCGAAGGGCCGCTCAGGCTGCCGCACCTGATCGTGCAGTGGTCGGTCACGGGCGGACCGGAGCACAGCATGACCGACCGCGTGCGCGCGCAGGTCGGCGACCACCCTTGGGGAGTGGCGCTGCTCGATCTCGGTCTGGGCTTCCAGGAGCAGTTCGCGGGCCGTCCTGACGCGGCGGACGCGGCGTTCGCGCGGGCCCTCGCCGGGTTCCGGGAGACCGGGGACCGCTGGGGCATGGCCAACTGCCTCGATCCGCTGGCGATGTTCGCGCACTGGCGGGGCGAGCGGGACCTGGCCCTCGATCTGCTCGACGAAGGCCTCGTGCACGTCGGCGAGTTGGCGGCCCCCGAGGAGACCGCCGACCTGCTGCACCAGCGCGCCACGGTCCTGCTCTACCGGGGCGACCTCGCGGCGGCCGCCGCCCACTACGCGCGCGCCGCCGAGCTGGCCCGCACCGCCGGAGTCCCCGACAAGGTGGCGACGGCGCTGCGCGGGCTCGGTGACGTGGCCCGGCGCTCCGGTGACACGTCACGCGCGCGTGAGCACTACGAAGCGGCCCTTCAGGCGTACGCCGCCAACTGGTTCAGCCTCGGGCAGAGCGTGCGGACGCTCGTGGGCATGGGCCGTGCCGCGCTCGCCGAGTCCCGCGCCGATGAGGCCGCCGACTGGTTCGAGCAGGCCCGCGTCCTGGCCACGGACACCGGTGAACTCGCCGATGTGGCCGAGGCGCTCGCGGCCGTCGCCGCGGCTCCCGAGGAGTGCGCCCGGCTCCTCGGCGCCGCGCACGGCCTGCGCGGCACGTCGATCGCCGGTGACCCCGATGTCGTGGGTGTCGCGGACGCGGCCCGCGCGCGGCTGTCCCCCGAGCGCTACGAGAGCGCCTTCGAGGAGGGCAGGAGCCTTCGGTCATCGGCGGTCAGGCAACGGTA contains these protein-coding regions:
- a CDS encoding BTAD domain-containing putative transcriptional regulator, which gives rise to MRFGILGPLDVRAPDGTPLDPGGPRPRALLTLLLLDAGRTVPLARLTDGLYGDEPPAGAANALQSQVSRLRKRLGLDIEAVPTGYRLAVSPEDVDLHRFEHLARAGRRLLGSGDHARAAALLREALGLWRGRALADLPDAAALLARLDEMRLAAGQDRIDAELALGGGPDLVPELRELLSGQPLSERLYGQLMRALHAGGRPAEALTVYEEARRALADALGTDPSAGLSALHLELLRGQEPARQRGVPAQLTRFIGRADELARIGALLADTRLVTLTGPGGAGKTRLAVEAARALPDVCFVELAPLADGAQVPYAILTALGVRDGLHTPGGDATERLLSALHGRAPLLVLDNCEHLVDAAAEVTGLLLGACPGVRVLATSREGLGITGEVLCPVPPLTAGPAARLFADRAAAVRPGHAGADDEHQRRLTDEICAALDGLPLAIELAAARLRTLTLDELAARLGDRFRLLSRGDRTKAPRHRTLRAVVEWSWELLDEEERELARRLTVFPSGATLDAVEAVCGIPYPEDLLASLTEKSFLEVADGRYGMLRTIHAFCAGQLADAGEEDRLRDAHAGYFLRLAERAEPMLRGGDQLPWLAGLSAERGNLDAALRHLTRADPHGGLRLLAALSWFWRLRGLNGERTARAIELLDAVGSEPPEGLGEEYALCVINTLAGDGADPAEPARLAHADRLVAELEGPLRLPHLIVQWSVTGGPEHSMTDRVRAQVGDHPWGVALLDLGLGFQEQFAGRPDAADAAFARALAGFRETGDRWGMANCLDPLAMFAHWRGERDLALDLLDEGLVHVGELAAPEETADLLHQRATVLLYRGDLAAAAAHYARAAELARTAGVPDKVATALRGLGDVARRSGDTSRAREHYEAALQAYAANWFSLGQSVRTLVGMGRAALAESRADEAADWFEQARVLATDTGELADVAEALAAVAAAPEECARLLGAAHGLRGTSIAGDPDVVGVADAARARLSPERYESAFEEGRSLRSSAVRQR
- a CDS encoding DAK2 domain-containing protein, with the protein product MPDGQGGEQVPQNLDAVAVRAWSRLALDALGRAREEIDSINVYPVADGDTGTNLYLTVESASQAVDAVFTGHEPSRPSLAETVRAMAHGALIGARGNSGTILSQLLRGMAQVIGGAEGEGDVLEAERAGGREADHVDGRTLERALRRAAESAYQAVAHPVEGTVLTVATAAADAAAAAEGDCEAVARAAYEGARAALEATPGQLAVLGRAGVVDAGGRGLVAVLGALVGALAGETVALRGAAPKGAAVSRSAASRSSGHARVEPVECDDLPMEEGGPAFEVIYLLEAEDTAVARLRSRLDRLGDSLVVVGGDGLWNVHVHVDDAGAAVEAGVEAGRPHRIRITHFGVGDAHTTAQPPRERAQRAIVAVVPGEGLAGLYAEAGATTVPTRVGEPPASGELVDAIRRAHAREVVLLPNDAELRHTAAAAAAQARTEGVRVALIPTRSAVQGIAALAVHEPDRGFDEDVVAMTSAAGATRYGELSVAERQSWTMAGICQTGDVLGLIDGDVAVIGSEVARTAAGVLDRMLSAGGEMVTLVLGESVPDTVAEHLEKHVREAYLAVDTVVYRGGRQSALMLIGVE
- the rpmB gene encoding 50S ribosomal protein L28, with the translated sequence MAANCDVCGKGPGFGNNISHSHRRTPRRWNPNIQRVRAVVSGTPKRLNACTSCIKAGKVSR